One segment of Ricinus communis isolate WT05 ecotype wild-type chromosome 8, ASM1957865v1, whole genome shotgun sequence DNA contains the following:
- the LOC125370885 gene encoding ricin-like produces the protein MPDIDDEVVCQIPKPTVRISGRNGLCIHIRDGKYRNRNPIQLAPGRFRRNLMQSWTLYKETIQSNDMCMTAYGFAPGNYVMIYDCRKVVPEATRWKIWANGTITNSKLRYALAASAGDKGMKLTLEENQLAASQAWLPSNSTDPLAASIIGLQDLCLRAGGNKV, from the coding sequence ATGCCAGATATTGATGATGAAGTTGTTTGTCAAATTCCCAAGCCAACAGTTCGTATCTCTGGTCGAAATGGTCTCTGCATTCATATCAGAGAtggaaaatatagaaatagaaaccCGATTCAGTTGGCTCCCGGCAGATTTCGACGCAACCTGATGCAAAGCTGGACCTTGTATAAAGAGACAATTCAATCTAACGACATGTGCATGACAGCTTATGGGTTTGCTCCAGGAAACTATGTGATGATATATGATTGCCGAAAAGTTGTGCCTGAAGCAACCCGGTGGAAAATTTGGGCAAATGGAACCAttacaaattctaaattaagATATGCTTTGGCAGCATCAGCAGGGGATAAGGGTATGAAACTAACACTAGAGGAAAATCAATTAGCCGCCAGTCAAGCTTGGCTTCCCAGTAATAGTACAGATCCTTTAGCTGCATCCATTATTGGACTTCAGGATCTTTGCTTGCGAGCTGGTGGAAACAAGGTGTAG